In a genomic window of Occallatibacter riparius:
- a CDS encoding ATP/GTP-binding protein: MQPPKPGCRYILTGTPGCGKTALIRQLEVHGFSVVEEAATDVIAASHANSIEEPWRNPQFIETITELQRTRQLDASLLPGEVQFHDRSVVCTAALATYLGYPIPPVLAAELDRIVSEAVFERSVFFLRNLGFIAPTAARRISFEESLRFERIHEETYRSFGFELHFIDAAPIPDRIAAIRAQIRALN, from the coding sequence ATGCAACCGCCTAAGCCCGGGTGCCGCTACATCCTGACCGGAACTCCCGGCTGCGGCAAAACCGCGCTCATTCGGCAACTAGAGGTCCACGGTTTCAGCGTTGTCGAAGAAGCCGCGACGGACGTGATCGCGGCGTCCCACGCCAATAGCATAGAGGAACCGTGGCGGAACCCGCAGTTCATCGAAACCATCACCGAACTGCAGCGAACGCGCCAGCTCGATGCCTCGCTTCTGCCCGGTGAAGTTCAATTTCACGATCGATCGGTGGTCTGTACGGCGGCTCTCGCGACCTACCTCGGTTACCCCATTCCGCCGGTGCTCGCCGCCGAACTCGACCGGATTGTCAGCGAGGCGGTGTTCGAACGCAGCGTCTTCTTCCTCCGCAATCTCGGCTTCATTGCGCCCACGGCGGCCCGCCGCATCAGCTTCGAAGAGTCCCTCCGTTTCGAGCGGATCCACGAGGAGACGTACCGCAGCTTCGGATTCGAGCTGCACTTTATTGATGCCGCCCCAATCCCAGATCGCATCGCAGCCATCCGCGCGCAGATTCGTGCTCTGAATTAA